From a single Canis aureus isolate CA01 chromosome 5, VMU_Caureus_v.1.0, whole genome shotgun sequence genomic region:
- the SKIDA1 gene encoding SKI/DACH domain-containing protein 1 gives MGDLKSGFEEVDGVRLGYLIIKGKQMFALSQVFTDLLKNIPRTTVHKRMDHLKVKKHHCDLEELRKLKAINSIAFHAAKCTLISREDVEALYTSCKTERVLKTKRRRVGRALATKAPPPERAAAAAASPRPGFWKDKHQLWRGLSGAARPLPISAQSPRPGAAAARPAAHLPQIFSKYPGSHYPEIVRSPCKPPLNYETAPLQGNYVAFHSDPAYFRSLLCSKHPAAAAAAAAAAAAAAAAAAYYQASAAGPQPKAAAGAGGPVSLTYRCKRKRGGAKDCLLAPHAGARRLLLLPRSYKAKAAAAAAAAAAAAAAGATCLERFHLVNGFCAPPHHHHHHHHHHHHHHHRAQQPQPNHPPPHHHRPHPHLGGFPESCSSDSESSSYSDHAANDSDFGSSLSSSSNSVSSEEEEEEGEEEEEEEEEEEEEEEEEGGSGASDSSEVSSEEEDSSTESDSSSGSSQVSVQSIRFRRTSFCKPPSVQAQANFLYHLASAAAATKPAAFEDAGRLPDLKSSVKAESPEEWNLPGWAPKASPVYCPASLGSCFAEIRNDRVSEITFPHSEISSTVKRTDLTINCLAEGASSPSPKTNNAFPQQRILREARKCLQATPTTHCADNNTIAARFLNNDSSGAAANSEKDSKIPHCAEFATDLSSSQTDSEVDAAAGAAAATRAENPCTKTGDKTLPFLHNIKIKVEDSSANEEYEPDLITNKLKCECNDTKGEFYSVIESKEEDALLTTAKEEGFACPEKETPSLNPLAQSQGLSCTLGSPKPEDGEYKFGARVRKNYRTLVLGKRPVLQTPPVKPNLKSARSPRPTGKTETHEGTLDDFTVINRRKKVASNVASAVKRPFNFMANFPCPPSLIIGKDGDLWPAYSLNTTKDSQPPHKAHPIWKWQLGGSAIPLPPSHKFRKFNS, from the coding sequence ATGGGAGACCTGAAGTCAGGTTTTGAAGAGGTGGATGGCGTGAGGCTCGGCTACCTCATCATTAAAGGAAAGCAAATGTTTGCCCTCTCCCAAGTCTTCACGGATCTGCTGAAAAACATCCCGAGGACGACCGTGCACAAGCGCATGGATCATTTGAAAGTGAAAAAGCACCACTGCGATCTGGAGGAGTTGCGGAAACTCAAGGCAATCAACAGCATCGCCTTCCACGCCGCCAAATGCACGCTCATCTCTCGGGAAGACGTGGAAGCGCTGTACACCTCCTGCAAAACCGAGCGCGTCCTCAAGACCAAGCGCAGGAGAGTCGGCCGGGCCCTGGCCACAAAGGCGCCGCCGCCAgagcgcgccgccgccgccgccgccagcccccGCCCGGGTTTTTGGAAGGACAAGCACCAACTTTGGCGGGGCCTGAGCGGAGCCGCGCGGCCCCTGCCAATCAGCGCGCAGTCCCCGCgcccgggcgccgccgccgcaCGCCCCGCCGCCCATCTACCTCAGATTTTTAGCAAATACCCGGGCTCGCACTACCCGGAAATCGTGCGCTCGCCTTGCAAACCCCCTCTAAACTATGAAACTGCCCCGCTCCAGGGAAACTACGTTGCTTTCCACTCGGACCCCGCTTATTTTCGGAGCCTGCTGTGCAGCAAGCatccggccgccgccgccgccgccgccgctgccgccgccgccgccgccgccgccgccgcctacTACCAGGCGTCGGCGGCCGGGCCCCAGCCCaaggcggcggcgggcgcgggcggtcCGGTGAGCCTGACCTACCGGTGCAAGCGCAAGCGCGGGGGCGCCAAGGACTGCCTGCTCGCGCCCCACGCCGGCGCCCGccgcctgctgctgctgcccaggtCCTACAAAGccaaggcggcggcggcggcggcggcagcggcggcggcggcggccgccggGGCCACTTGCCTGGAGAGGTTTCATCTGGTCAACGGCTTCTGCGcgcctccccaccaccaccaccaccaccaccaccaccaccaccaccatcaccaccggGCCCAGCAGCCGCAGCCGAACCACCCCCCCCCACATCACCACCGGCCTCATCCCCATCTCGGCGGCTTTCCCGAGAGTTGTAGCAGCGACTCGGAGTCCAGCTCCTACTCGGACCATGCAGCCAACGACTCAGATTTTGGCTCCAGTCTGTCCAGCTCCAGCAACTCTGTGTCCtcggaggaagaggaggaggagggagaagaggaggaggaggaggaggaagaggaggaggaggaggaggaggaggaggggggcagtGGGGCCTCGGATTCCAGCGAAGTCAGCTCGGAGGAGGAGGACTCATCCACGGAGTCGGACTCCAGCTCCGGCTCCAGCCAAGTGTCAGTGCAGAGCATCCGTTTCAGACGCACCAGCTTCTGCAAGCCTCCCAGTGTGCAGGCTCAGGCCAACTTCTTGTACCATCTGGCCTCCGCCGCCGCTGCAACCAAACCCGCTGCTTTCGAGGATGCCGGCAGACTTCCCGACCTCAAGAGTAGTGTCAAAGCGGAGTCGCCGGAGGAGTGGAATCTGCCGGGCTGGGCCCCCAAAGCGTCTCCGGTGTACTGCCCGGCCAGCCTGGGGAGTTGTTTCGCAGAGATAAGGAACGATAGGGTATCTGAGATTACATTCCCACACTCTGAAATTTCCAGTACTGTAAAGAGGACTGACCTGACAATTAACTGCCTGGCGGAGGGGGCCTCTTCACCTAGCCCAAAGACAAACAATGCATTTCCACAACAAAGAATACTCCGAGAGGCTAGGAAATGCCTACAAGCAACTCCTACTACACACTGTGCAGATAACAACACAATAGCCGCTAGGTTCTTAAATAATGATTCTTCAGGAGCAGCAGCAAATTCTGAAAAAGATTCCAAAATCCCTCATTGTGCTGAATTTGCTACGGATTTGTCCTCTTCACAAACTGACTCCGAGGTGGatgcagcagcaggagcagcagcagccaccaGAGCTGAGAATCCCTGCACTAAGACAGGAGACAAAACCTTGCCATTTCTGCACAATATTAAAATCAAAGTAGAAGACAGTAGTGCTAATGAAGAATATGAACCTGACCTTATTACAAATAAGCTTAAGTGCGAGTGCAATGATACAAAGGGTGAGTTTTACAGTGTGATTGAAAGTAAAGAGGAGGACGCCTTGTTAACTACAGCCAAGGAAGAAGGTTTTGCATGCCCTGAAAAAGAAACTCCTTCCTTAAATCCACTGGCTCAGAGTCAGGGCCTTTCATGCACTTTAGGTTCTCCAAAACCTGAGGATGGGGAATATAAATTTGGTGCCAGGGTGAGAAAGAATTACCGGACACTAGTACTGGGAAAGCGACCTGTACTTCAGACACCTCCAGTCAAACCAAATTTGAAATCAGCTAGAAGTCCTCGTCCTACAGGTAAAACTGAGACACATGAAGGAACACTGGATGATTTTACAGTTATAAACAGACGCAAAAAGGTAGCCAGCAATGTAGCATCAGCAGTGAAAAGGCCATTTAATTTCATGGCAAATTTTCCTTGTCCACCATCACTCATTATTGGGAAGGATGGGGATTTGTGGCCGGCGTATTCCTTAAACACCACTAAGGATTCCCAACCTCCTCACAAGGCCCATCCTATATGGAAATGGCAGCTGGGCGGTTCTGCAATACCTCTTCCACCTAGTCacaaattcaggaaatttaattCATAA